In a single window of the Streptomyces sp. NBC_00353 genome:
- a CDS encoding DUF6191 domain-containing protein, whose amino-acid sequence MFNFFEELFAPGRKHAAEEQKRLELTRVDLGVGDPGRGPIDLASGKVTVRLPEPEDGDEDDDAADADAEDGPSSSSGD is encoded by the coding sequence GTGTTCAACTTCTTCGAGGAACTCTTCGCCCCGGGCCGCAAGCACGCCGCGGAGGAGCAGAAACGCCTGGAGCTGACCCGGGTGGACCTGGGCGTGGGCGATCCCGGCCGGGGCCCGATAGACCTCGCGTCGGGAAAGGTGACGGTCCGCCTTCCTGAGCCGGAGGACGGGGACGAGGACGACGACGCCGCCGACGCCGACGCCGAGGACGGTCCATCAAGCTCGTCCGGCGATTGA